A section of the Alkalihalobacillus sp. LMS39 genome encodes:
- a CDS encoding phytoene/squalene synthase family protein — protein MSIEQAYEYCQEIIETHSKTFATAFSILPTQKRKAVWAVYAFCRTVDDIVDEENGTRQGLDQFENECQRFFKGELLEHPIWIALDDVRRHFLLDEQPFLDMIKGQKMDYMKHRYETLAELEHYSYHVASTVGLMLLPILAPHEEEKLKEGAVALGLAMQLTNILRDVGEDLQKGRVYLPKEILDEHHYSYIDLMKQNINLDFIAVWESVALRAEKWYEKASSTISHYPPDARIPVYASLTFYREILMAVRRNGYNVFEKRAVLTKTERDRLLFQLHESLHVVV, from the coding sequence ATGAGCATCGAGCAAGCGTATGAATACTGTCAGGAAATTATAGAAACTCATTCTAAAACTTTTGCAACCGCTTTTTCCATTTTGCCAACACAAAAAAGAAAAGCAGTTTGGGCGGTTTATGCTTTTTGTAGAACCGTCGATGATATAGTGGATGAAGAAAATGGAACGAGGCAAGGCTTAGATCAATTTGAAAACGAGTGCCAGCGTTTTTTTAAAGGGGAGTTATTAGAACACCCAATATGGATTGCTTTGGATGATGTGCGAAGACACTTTCTTTTAGATGAACAACCTTTTTTAGATATGATTAAAGGTCAGAAAATGGACTATATGAAGCATCGATATGAAACATTAGCTGAGCTTGAACATTATTCCTATCATGTCGCTAGTACAGTAGGGTTAATGCTATTACCAATATTAGCTCCACATGAAGAAGAGAAGTTGAAAGAAGGAGCGGTTGCATTAGGTTTAGCGATGCAGTTGACGAATATATTACGAGATGTTGGTGAAGACCTTCAAAAAGGAAGGGTGTATCTTCCAAAAGAAATACTTGATGAACATCATTATTCGTATATAGATTTAATGAAGCAGAACATTAATCTTGATTTTATTGCGGTTTGGGAGTCCGTAGCATTGCGCGCGGAAAAATGGTATGAAAAAGCATCTTCAACAATATCCCATTATCCTCCTGATGCAAGAATACCTGTATATGCCTCGTTAACATTCTACCGTGAAATTCTGATGGCAGTAAGAAGAAATGGTTATAACGTATTTGAAAAACGAGCAGTATTAACTAAAACAGAACGGGATCGTTTGTTATTTCAATTGCATGAATCATTACATGTAGTAGTATAA
- a CDS encoding carotenoid biosynthesis protein — translation MFSQLIFRLFIFWYSCGLILLTFALLPPWLEWANTVFLLLTGLLGAIFFVKAYGYFIGLVISFVVVIGTIIAEWFGVTYGILFGHYFYNADFGPKIIDVPITIGFAWLMVIATTHVIGKTISQHLFIQKWKQIGMYLTIAPIAAVVMDLILDPVAYKVKQYWEWDGTGLYYGIPITNFIDWFIVSLFLHLILVFLVFHRPLHSTTWANRMVLLYALMITMFIIIAAFAMLWFAIGLSFVCTILLLVLYFYSLRMSRV, via the coding sequence ATGTTTAGTCAATTGATTTTTCGCTTGTTTATCTTTTGGTATAGTTGTGGACTTATTTTATTAACGTTTGCTCTGCTGCCACCATGGTTAGAATGGGCCAACACTGTCTTTTTATTGTTAACAGGATTGTTAGGTGCGATTTTCTTTGTTAAAGCATACGGTTATTTCATTGGGTTGGTTATAAGCTTTGTTGTTGTAATAGGAACAATAATTGCCGAATGGTTTGGAGTTACATATGGCATTTTGTTTGGCCATTATTTTTATAATGCTGATTTCGGTCCGAAAATCATCGATGTTCCTATAACCATTGGCTTTGCATGGTTGATGGTAATCGCAACAACACATGTAATTGGCAAAACCATTAGCCAACATCTGTTTATTCAAAAATGGAAACAAATCGGAATGTATCTCACCATTGCACCCATAGCTGCTGTCGTAATGGATTTAATCCTAGACCCAGTCGCTTACAAGGTAAAACAATATTGGGAATGGGACGGTACTGGTCTATACTATGGCATTCCCATAACGAATTTTATTGACTGGTTTATCGTCTCCCTGTTTTTACATCTCATTCTTGTCTTTCTTGTATTTCATCGCCCTCTTCATTCTACTACTTGGGCGAATAGAATGGTCCTTTTATACGCTCTTATGATTACCATGTTTATTATAATTGCTGCATTTGCAATGCTTTGGTTTGCCATTGGCTTGTCTTTTGTTTGTACTATATTATTACTAGTTTTATATTTCTATAGTCTTAGGATGAGCAGAGTATGA
- a CDS encoding DUF6241 domain-containing protein, which translates to MKTNKIILFAAIVAVISVTVIGYYSYQFLHSLKSSPVNEDLEIGEQVEETEPESDTDIPVVVYVESSDDVEKLFPLTMTEDDVQKKIHHMSHQKVRAEHKWNNLQITQERIERLLEVVEHNKDKYTHYELYNDILVRWKNGDFSKADKDHNSVWELQGGTIGKAVGLLTAEEEQEFINKHFKKEEKEDN; encoded by the coding sequence GTGAAAACCAATAAAATCATTTTGTTCGCTGCAATTGTTGCTGTTATTTCTGTTACTGTTATTGGATATTATTCCTATCAATTTCTTCACTCTCTCAAAAGCTCACCGGTGAATGAGGATTTAGAAATAGGAGAGCAAGTTGAAGAAACTGAACCTGAATCGGACACCGATATTCCTGTTGTCGTCTATGTTGAATCCTCCGATGATGTAGAGAAGCTTTTCCCACTTACCATGACAGAAGATGATGTACAAAAGAAAATCCACCACATGTCACATCAAAAAGTAAGAGCTGAACATAAGTGGAATAACTTACAAATAACGCAAGAAAGAATTGAAAGATTACTTGAGGTTGTCGAACATAATAAAGATAAGTATACCCATTATGAATTATATAACGATATTTTAGTAAGGTGGAAAAATGGAGATTTTTCTAAAGCAGATAAAGACCATAATAGTGTTTGGGAGCTTCAAGGTGGAACGATTGGAAAAGCAGTGGGTCTTTTAACTGCTGAAGAAGAACAGGAATTTATAAACAAACACTTTAAGAAAGAAGAGAAGGAGGACAATTAA
- the crtI gene encoding phytoene desaturase family protein: MKNKSVIIIGSGPGGLSTAMLLASQGFDVNVYEKRSQVGGRTSSIQLGEFQFDRGPTFLSMPHILEELFTAANRNMDDYLDLIQVEPMYDLLFDDVRFTPSSDREQTKRKIDELFPGSSEGYVRFMEDTEKKMEKLLPLLQNRFDSIFDYARLRTFRALPYLSLGKTLYDVLGDYFDDERLKLSFTFQSKYLGMSPWECPGAFSILSYMEHKYGIFHPRGGLNQIPKALEKVTKEYGGQVHLNCGVDKLLVKNKKVVGVLLENGEQAFADEVIINADFAYAMERLLSRDDVKRFKKEKLERKEYSCSTFMIYLGMDSTFELPHHTVLFANDYKKNVEEIIDKKVLSLDPSIYVQYAQASDDTMAPAGKSTLYILAPVPNNYSLLDWEEKKEEFRNLVLSQVESKLTLSLRNHIEEELVITPMEWESSLHVYKGATFNLSHHLRQMMYFRPHNKFQDLDHCWLVGGGTHPGSGLPTIFESAKITSSMIINKYKVRRGIQ, translated from the coding sequence ATGAAAAACAAGTCAGTCATTATTATTGGTTCTGGGCCCGGAGGTTTATCAACAGCAATGTTGCTTGCAAGTCAAGGTTTTGATGTAAATGTTTATGAAAAGCGGTCACAAGTTGGAGGAAGAACGAGTTCAATACAATTGGGAGAGTTTCAATTTGACCGAGGTCCAACGTTTCTAAGCATGCCTCATATTTTAGAAGAATTATTTACAGCGGCTAACAGAAACATGGATGACTATCTTGACTTAATTCAAGTTGAACCGATGTATGATCTCCTATTTGATGATGTTCGTTTTACACCTTCCAGCGATCGCGAACAAACAAAAAGGAAAATAGATGAATTATTTCCTGGTAGCAGTGAAGGGTATGTCCGCTTTATGGAAGATACAGAAAAGAAAATGGAAAAACTTTTACCACTTTTACAAAATCGCTTTGATTCTATATTTGATTATGCTCGTTTACGAACGTTTCGAGCGTTGCCGTATTTATCATTAGGAAAAACACTATATGATGTACTCGGTGACTATTTTGATGACGAAAGATTAAAGCTCTCGTTTACGTTTCAATCCAAATATTTAGGAATGTCACCGTGGGAATGTCCAGGTGCGTTTAGCATTTTATCTTATATGGAACATAAGTACGGAATTTTTCATCCAAGAGGTGGGTTAAATCAAATTCCAAAAGCGCTCGAGAAGGTAACAAAAGAATATGGTGGTCAAGTTCATTTAAATTGTGGTGTTGATAAATTACTAGTTAAAAATAAAAAAGTAGTTGGTGTACTGTTAGAAAATGGGGAACAAGCTTTTGCTGATGAAGTCATTATTAATGCTGATTTTGCCTATGCAATGGAACGGTTACTTTCTCGTGATGATGTTAAACGGTTTAAAAAAGAAAAGCTAGAAAGAAAAGAGTATTCTTGTTCAACATTTATGATTTACCTTGGAATGGATTCAACCTTTGAGCTACCTCACCATACAGTTTTATTTGCAAATGATTATAAAAAAAATGTAGAAGAAATTATTGATAAAAAAGTATTGTCCTTAGATCCTTCCATTTATGTTCAATATGCACAAGCGTCAGATGATACTATGGCTCCAGCGGGAAAGTCTACTTTATATATATTAGCCCCAGTTCCAAATAATTATAGTTTGCTAGATTGGGAGGAAAAAAAAGAAGAGTTTCGTAACTTAGTCTTATCACAAGTGGAATCGAAATTAACTCTTTCATTACGAAATCATATTGAAGAAGAGTTGGTCATCACCCCAATGGAATGGGAATCGTCATTACATGTGTACAAAGGAGCCACGTTTAATTTATCGCATCACCTTCGACAAATGATGTATTTCCGCCCACATAATAAATTTCAAGACCTTGACCATTGTTGGTTAGTTGGTGGTGGCACTCACCCAGGAAGCGGATTACCAACGATATTTGAATCGGCAAAAATCACGTCCTCTATGATTATAAATAAATATAAAGTAAGGAGGGGGATTCAATGA
- the crtI gene encoding phytoene desaturase family protein, whose protein sequence is MKTAIIGGGIGGLISGLYAQKRGEDVTIFEKESKVGGRLSFIEKDGYRVDKGPTIVLLPQMIKDILEEVGITENQVEFIQIDPLYKINYSDGSYFFKWSNINEQMKEIQRKFPGEEEGFPRYLNEMKERFSKGKQAFLDKSFERKSQFWTVKNIQTLWQLRAYETVQQQMKRYFLSPKLQEAFSFQTLYIGGAPFRSPAMYSLVPYSEHVHGIWYVKGGYASLIEVLIEKIKEHPTISIRTNTEIKKIIVEKNRCTAIQTKGNEDIRVDHVIVNGDFPLMEQLVEQKSKKPYIPSSGCLLIYLGLNKVYQDANVHQYFMSDSFSESMEDVFVYKRLPKHPCIYTFHPSVIDSSLAPEGKGVMYILVPVPSSSSVDWNNIDSYVDLLLEEVESRGFPQLREAIEWKVIRTPEQAKKEGLYEGGSFGIAPTLLQSGVFRPQLKPFRYENVYAVGASVHPGGGIPIVMQGAKLLNEYRKGSDSFDEHRASV, encoded by the coding sequence ATGAAAACAGCAATTATTGGTGGGGGAATCGGGGGATTAATTAGCGGTTTATATGCGCAGAAACGTGGGGAAGATGTGACGATTTTTGAAAAAGAGTCAAAAGTTGGTGGTAGATTATCGTTTATAGAAAAAGATGGGTACCGAGTGGATAAAGGTCCAACGATCGTCCTGTTACCACAAATGATAAAAGATATTCTTGAAGAAGTTGGCATAACCGAGAATCAAGTGGAGTTTATTCAAATTGACCCATTGTATAAAATCAATTATTCTGACGGGTCCTATTTCTTTAAATGGAGTAACATCAATGAACAAATGAAAGAAATTCAACGAAAGTTTCCTGGAGAAGAAGAAGGTTTTCCGCGTTATTTAAACGAGATGAAAGAACGATTTTCAAAAGGAAAGCAAGCATTTCTTGATAAGTCATTTGAACGTAAATCTCAATTTTGGACAGTGAAAAACATTCAGACATTGTGGCAATTACGGGCATATGAAACCGTACAACAACAAATGAAACGTTATTTCCTATCTCCTAAGCTTCAAGAAGCCTTTTCATTTCAAACTTTATATATTGGTGGGGCACCTTTTCGCTCTCCAGCGATGTATTCTTTAGTACCTTATAGTGAACATGTTCATGGGATCTGGTATGTGAAAGGTGGTTATGCAAGTTTAATTGAAGTTCTGATCGAAAAGATAAAGGAACATCCAACGATTTCGATCCGAACGAACACCGAAATCAAAAAAATCATCGTGGAAAAAAATCGTTGCACAGCAATTCAAACAAAGGGGAATGAGGATATTCGCGTTGATCATGTTATCGTAAATGGTGATTTTCCCCTTATGGAACAACTTGTAGAACAGAAAAGCAAGAAGCCCTATATCCCCTCGTCAGGTTGTCTATTAATTTATTTAGGCCTTAACAAAGTTTATCAAGATGCAAATGTACACCAATATTTTATGAGTGATTCATTTAGTGAAAGTATGGAAGATGTTTTTGTTTATAAACGATTACCAAAGCACCCTTGCATTTATACTTTTCATCCGTCTGTTATAGATTCAAGCCTAGCCCCAGAAGGAAAAGGAGTAATGTATATCCTTGTTCCTGTTCCTTCATCAAGTTCGGTTGATTGGAACAATATTGACTCTTATGTTGACCTTCTGTTAGAAGAAGTGGAAAGTCGTGGCTTTCCTCAGTTACGTGAGGCCATTGAATGGAAAGTGATTCGTACACCAGAACAGGCAAAAAAGGAAGGCTTGTATGAAGGTGGAAGTTTCGGCATTGCTCCGACTCTTTTGCAGTCAGGTGTGTTCCGTCCACAATTAAAGCCTTTTCGCTATGAGAATGTGTATGCTGTTGGGGCTAGTGTTCATCCAGGTGGTGGAATACCGATTGTCATGCAAGGAGCCAAATTGCTAAACGAATACAGGAAAGGAAGTGATTCATTTGATGAGCATCGAGCAAGCGTATGA
- a CDS encoding glycosyltransferase family 2 protein, with protein sequence MIDVFIIVLCFLFVWVIINSLFLPNLKEEITPLPYPRVSLLIPLRNEERNIEGLLDSIDELTYSNVEIILLDDHSTDNTVALIEEKRKFMKPIQLMSGDPLPSGWIGKSYACHQLSKKATGDYYFFIDADVRLHQRAIERCISTMQQRKCRLITGFPHFPTSSFLSQLLVPMQHFIVFLHLPLMVANKTTSPLFSAAHGAFMFFHRKSYEEIGGHVQVKQQIVEDVQLARNMKAHQFSVLLANVTTTASCYMYQTNKEVWEGFSKNIFNGIGRSFLLGSFIIVVYFLFFVSPLLLASFGVLTSSYVYFLPLCIVVLIRAFVDLKTKQSLWLSFLMPLSSLFLIMLLLHAMIAYVTHKGFTWKGRHYS encoded by the coding sequence ATGATTGATGTTTTTATTATCGTATTATGTTTCCTTTTCGTCTGGGTTATTATTAACTCCCTTTTTCTCCCTAACCTTAAGGAAGAAATCACCCCACTACCCTACCCTCGAGTTTCTCTCCTTATTCCATTACGGAATGAGGAAAGAAATATCGAAGGGTTACTCGATTCAATTGATGAGCTTACATATTCAAATGTAGAAATCATTTTACTTGATGATCATTCAACAGACAACACCGTTGCGCTCATTGAAGAAAAACGAAAGTTTATGAAACCTATTCAGCTAATGTCTGGGGATCCTTTACCTTCAGGATGGATCGGGAAATCTTATGCTTGCCATCAACTAAGCAAAAAGGCGACTGGTGACTACTATTTTTTTATTGATGCTGATGTTCGGCTTCATCAACGAGCAATCGAGAGATGTATTTCAACTATGCAACAACGAAAATGTCGATTAATTACAGGGTTTCCTCACTTTCCGACATCATCATTCTTAAGTCAACTTCTCGTCCCTATGCAGCATTTTATTGTGTTTTTGCATTTGCCATTGATGGTAGCAAACAAAACGACATCACCTCTTTTTTCTGCTGCACATGGTGCTTTTATGTTTTTTCATAGGAAGTCATATGAAGAAATTGGAGGTCATGTACAAGTAAAACAACAGATTGTTGAAGATGTTCAGTTAGCGAGAAACATGAAAGCACATCAGTTTTCTGTGTTACTCGCAAATGTAACAACAACGGCGTCTTGTTATATGTATCAAACAAATAAAGAAGTATGGGAAGGTTTTTCGAAAAATATTTTCAACGGGATCGGTCGGTCGTTTCTTCTTGGATCTTTCATTATTGTTGTCTATTTTCTATTTTTTGTTAGCCCACTCTTGTTAGCTAGTTTTGGAGTGTTGACATCTTCTTATGTTTATTTCCTTCCGTTATGTATCGTCGTGTTGATTCGTGCTTTTGTTGATTTGAAAACAAAACAATCGCTTTGGCTCAGTTTTCTCATGCCATTGTCATCACTTTTTCTCATTATGTTACTTTTACATGCAATGATAGCTTATGTTACTCATAAAGGATTTACTTGGAAAGGAAGACATTACTCATGA
- a CDS encoding SDR family oxidoreductase, with amino-acid sequence MFEKMVVMVTGGAQGIGKSIAEHYCQQGARVVITDMDKEKGESTATELSVNKGTCTFYPLDVREPSEIVTVMKAIEDEFGQLDILINNAAINKWKSPYELDIDEWDNVLKTNVTGPFLCSREAAKLMKKRKKGSIVNIASTRALMSEPHTEAYAASKGGLLALTHALSASFQEDGIQVNAISPGWIETGDYEQLREVDHVQHFSNRVGLPKDIANACIFLTHPENRFVNGENIVIDGGMTRKMIYEE; translated from the coding sequence ATGTTTGAAAAAATGGTTGTTATGGTCACAGGAGGAGCACAAGGAATCGGAAAAAGTATTGCAGAGCATTATTGTCAACAAGGAGCTCGTGTTGTGATTACAGATATGGATAAAGAAAAAGGGGAGAGCACTGCGACCGAGCTTTCAGTAAATAAAGGGACATGCACATTTTATCCGCTTGATGTTCGAGAGCCTTCTGAGATTGTTACGGTCATGAAAGCAATTGAAGACGAGTTCGGTCAATTGGATATTCTTATTAATAATGCTGCTATAAATAAGTGGAAATCACCGTATGAATTAGATATAGATGAATGGGATAATGTGTTAAAAACAAATGTGACTGGCCCTTTTCTTTGTTCTAGAGAAGCAGCGAAACTAATGAAGAAAAGAAAGAAAGGCTCAATTGTTAATATTGCATCAACACGAGCACTCATGTCAGAACCTCATACTGAAGCATATGCAGCTTCAAAAGGGGGATTATTAGCGTTAACACATGCCTTAAGCGCATCCTTTCAAGAAGATGGGATCCAAGTGAATGCGATAAGCCCTGGCTGGATTGAAACAGGAGATTATGAACAATTAAGAGAAGTGGATCACGTGCAGCATTTTTCTAACCGTGTCGGACTGCCTAAAGATATAGCAAATGCTTGTATATTTTTAACACATCCAGAAAATCGATTTGTCAATGGTGAAAATATTGTGATTGATGGAGGAATGACACGAAAGATGATATACGAGGAATAA
- the crtI gene encoding phytoene desaturase family protein, protein MKTVLIIGGGLGGLSAAISLAFKGYDVTLFEKNSHFGGKLKPFSFETYQFDFGPNTITMPHVFQDVLLQTHVNPDDYFQFHKLTSHTKNHFYDGSTFTMSTNQKNMIEQMEHFCRYSANHYPKYLQKVRQFYHTSYTHFLRQASTSWKSFSRPSLLQAFLKVKPFQSLDKFHQTYFHHPFLQQSFNRYATYIGSSPYLAPATFAMIAHLELNEGVYFTKGGNVQIANGFVKRAQELGATLRANSIIKEIVIKHKKAVGVMTEYDEFIQGDIIILNGDILKSYPSLVHEENRRFYSNKKIAAISPSISAFVLLVGLRKRLEGLIHHQVFFSSNYKEEFDQLFNQAQLPLDPTIYISNSSYTEKKQSPDGDNLFILVNAPALSNKEASFSKDEYKEKIYKRLKKYGFDLKPHIAYEKTISQTQIANDFLSYKGALYGPSSNSFKGAFFRPQNKSTEIANLYFTGGTTHPGGGSPLVVLSGQNVAALI, encoded by the coding sequence ATGAAAACAGTCCTCATCATTGGCGGTGGCTTAGGTGGACTTTCTGCTGCAATATCATTAGCTTTTAAAGGGTATGATGTTACATTATTTGAAAAGAATAGCCATTTCGGTGGAAAGTTAAAACCTTTTTCTTTCGAGACTTATCAGTTTGATTTTGGGCCGAATACGATTACAATGCCTCATGTTTTCCAAGATGTCCTTTTGCAAACACATGTTAATCCAGACGATTATTTTCAATTTCATAAACTCACTTCCCACACAAAAAACCATTTTTATGATGGGTCAACGTTTACAATGTCCACGAATCAAAAAAACATGATCGAGCAAATGGAACACTTTTGTCGTTATAGTGCAAACCACTATCCGAAATATTTACAAAAGGTGCGCCAATTTTACCATACATCATATACCCATTTTCTTAGGCAAGCATCGACATCCTGGAAAAGCTTTTCACGGCCTTCTTTACTCCAAGCTTTTTTAAAAGTGAAACCATTTCAATCACTAGACAAGTTTCATCAAACTTATTTTCATCATCCTTTTTTACAACAATCTTTTAATCGTTATGCCACTTATATCGGCTCATCACCCTATTTGGCTCCGGCAACGTTTGCAATGATTGCTCATCTCGAATTAAACGAAGGCGTTTATTTCACAAAAGGTGGAAATGTCCAAATTGCCAATGGTTTTGTGAAGAGAGCTCAAGAACTTGGAGCAACATTAAGAGCGAATTCCATTATAAAAGAAATTGTAATTAAACATAAAAAAGCCGTTGGCGTCATGACAGAATATGATGAATTTATTCAAGGTGATATCATCATTTTAAATGGTGATATCTTGAAATCATACCCTTCATTAGTTCATGAAGAAAATCGGCGTTTCTATTCGAATAAAAAAATTGCAGCAATTTCTCCTTCCATTTCAGCATTCGTTCTATTAGTTGGATTACGCAAACGTCTAGAGGGACTAATTCATCACCAAGTTTTTTTCAGTTCGAATTACAAAGAAGAATTCGACCAATTATTTAACCAAGCACAATTGCCACTGGACCCAACTATTTATATTAGCAATTCTTCTTATACGGAAAAAAAGCAATCACCAGATGGAGATAATTTATTTATTTTAGTCAATGCTCCCGCTTTATCAAATAAAGAAGCTTCTTTTTCAAAAGATGAGTATAAAGAAAAAATCTATAAAAGACTTAAGAAATATGGATTTGACTTAAAACCTCATATTGCATATGAGAAAACAATATCACAAACACAAATAGCAAATGATTTCCTTTCATACAAAGGGGCTCTTTATGGTCCCTCTTCCAACTCATTTAAAGGAGCGTTTTTTCGTCCGCAAAATAAATCAACGGAAATTGCAAATTTATATTTTACAGGAGGAACAACACATCCTGGTGGGGGCTCACCACTTGTCGTGTTAAGTGGACAAAATGTTGCAGCACTTATTTAA
- a CDS encoding lysophospholipid acyltransferase family protein — translation MIKAKKSQIFSTFFHIYNSYLLKKSFQDIYIFQQEPISLTNGTLILVNHSSWWDGLLSFHLSKTVLDGDHYVMMSEAGLQRYSFFRKLGAFSISLQSLHHIKESLTYATTLLQNRKTLWLFPQGEEQHLEKRPLLFKKGAAHLVYKQEVQIIPITFYYSFGHTRKPNVYIYIGSPLHSRHLHNMSVKEMTSWFEKIITSQLNIQRESIIHEATSNYDMLLRGYPSLKECLFKEEKHD, via the coding sequence ATGATAAAAGCGAAAAAGTCTCAAATATTTTCTACTTTCTTTCATATTTATAATTCATATTTATTAAAAAAATCATTTCAAGACATTTATATTTTTCAACAGGAACCGATTTCACTTACCAATGGAACGTTAATCCTTGTTAACCATAGCAGTTGGTGGGATGGTTTACTTTCCTTTCATTTATCAAAAACCGTGTTGGATGGGGATCATTATGTCATGATGAGTGAAGCTGGGTTACAGCGATATTCTTTTTTTAGAAAGCTAGGGGCCTTTTCTATTTCACTCCAATCGTTACATCACATAAAAGAATCATTAACGTATGCTACAACATTGCTACAAAACAGAAAAACGTTATGGCTTTTCCCACAAGGGGAAGAACAACACTTAGAGAAAAGACCATTGTTGTTTAAAAAAGGGGCAGCCCATCTTGTTTATAAACAAGAAGTGCAAATCATTCCAATTACATTCTATTATTCTTTTGGACATACACGAAAACCAAATGTTTATATTTATATCGGGTCCCCTCTTCATTCTCGTCATTTACATAACATGTCAGTAAAAGAGATGACCTCATGGTTTGAAAAGATTATCACAAGTCAATTAAATATTCAAAGAGAATCTATTATTCATGAAGCAACGTCCAATTATGATATGTTGCTTCGGGGGTATCCTTCTTTAAAAGAATGTTTATTTAAGGAGGAAAAGCATGATTGA